A part of Streptomyces sp. NBC_01235 genomic DNA contains:
- a CDS encoding flavin-containing monooxygenase, translating into MGSEETVREIDALVVGTGMGGVMALRTLTADAGLDAIAIDKAPKVGGTWYWNRYPGALSDTQSFMYQLPYDRELFQRTDWRTRYVPGPEIRRYVEDAVDFWDLRSRIQLETSLLRAAFDEESARWHVVTDKGEFRARFLITAAGLLSRINIPDFPGIDRFEGRIVHTADWPEDLDITGLRIGVIGNGSTGIQFMTEAAKTVAHLTSFQRTAQYTVPAGNREWSEAELEQFKATCEDRWEEFRTSKIGFGVDETTRSIWSVSEEEREAIFEWAWRKGGNYTFANETFCDVTSDRAANELAADFIKRKIKEIVKDPETARKLTPTELFARRPICDSGYFEIFNQPNVTLVSTRENPIEEFVADGIVTQDGTLHELDVLILATGFDAVEGSYRNMDIRGIGGRTLKEHWADAPRSHMGMTVSGFPNLFMVLGPNGPFVNNPSGIGVQAKWIAQAVKSVRDTPGASIWLREEAEENWLRTCLDELKGSLFLETGSWIFGNNIPGKRKARTANFYVGGLDKYIAISEAEAAQGYPSYEVRVPSAV; encoded by the coding sequence ATGGGCAGCGAAGAAACCGTGCGTGAAATCGATGCGCTCGTCGTGGGAACCGGCATGGGCGGCGTCATGGCACTGCGCACCCTCACCGCCGACGCCGGCCTCGACGCGATCGCCATCGACAAGGCGCCGAAGGTCGGCGGTACCTGGTACTGGAACCGCTACCCGGGGGCGCTCTCCGACACGCAGAGCTTCATGTACCAGCTGCCCTATGACAGGGAACTGTTCCAGCGGACCGACTGGCGCACCCGCTACGTCCCCGGCCCCGAGATCCGCCGGTACGTCGAGGACGCCGTCGACTTCTGGGACCTGCGCTCCCGGATCCAGCTGGAGACCAGCCTGCTCCGCGCGGCCTTCGACGAGGAGAGCGCACGCTGGCACGTCGTCACCGACAAGGGGGAGTTCCGCGCCCGCTTCCTCATCACCGCCGCCGGCCTGCTCTCCCGGATCAACATCCCCGACTTCCCCGGCATCGACCGGTTCGAGGGCCGCATCGTCCACACCGCCGACTGGCCAGAGGACCTCGACATCACGGGCTTGCGCATCGGCGTGATCGGCAACGGCTCCACCGGCATCCAGTTCATGACCGAGGCCGCCAAAACCGTCGCCCACCTGACCTCGTTCCAGCGCACCGCGCAGTACACCGTCCCGGCCGGCAACCGCGAGTGGTCCGAGGCCGAGCTGGAGCAGTTCAAGGCCACCTGCGAGGACCGCTGGGAGGAGTTCCGCACCTCCAAGATCGGCTTCGGTGTCGACGAGACCACGCGCAGCATCTGGAGTGTCTCGGAGGAGGAGCGCGAGGCCATCTTCGAGTGGGCCTGGCGCAAGGGCGGCAACTACACCTTCGCCAACGAGACCTTCTGCGACGTCACCAGCGACCGCGCCGCCAACGAGCTCGCCGCCGACTTCATCAAGCGGAAGATCAAGGAGATCGTCAAGGACCCGGAGACGGCACGCAAGCTCACCCCGACCGAGCTGTTCGCTCGGCGCCCCATCTGCGACTCCGGCTACTTCGAGATCTTCAACCAGCCCAACGTCACCCTCGTCAGCACCCGGGAGAACCCCATCGAGGAGTTCGTGGCCGACGGCATCGTCACCCAGGACGGCACCCTTCACGAGCTGGACGTCCTGATCCTGGCCACCGGCTTCGACGCCGTCGAGGGCAGCTACCGGAACATGGACATCCGCGGCATCGGCGGCAGGACCCTCAAGGAGCACTGGGCCGACGCCCCCCGCAGTCACATGGGCATGACCGTGTCCGGCTTCCCGAACCTGTTCATGGTCCTCGGACCCAACGGCCCGTTCGTCAACAACCCCTCCGGCATCGGCGTCCAGGCCAAGTGGATCGCCCAGGCCGTCAAGAGCGTCAGGGACACCCCCGGCGCCTCGATCTGGCTGCGCGAGGAGGCCGAGGAGAACTGGCTGCGGACCTGCCTCGACGAGCTCAAGGGCTCCCTGTTCCTGGAGACCGGCTCCTGGATCTTCGGCAACAACATCCCCGGCAAACGCAAGGCCCGCACCGCCAACTTCTACGTCGGCGGTCTCGACAAGTACATCGCGATCTCCGAGGCCGAAGCGGCCCAGGGATATCCCAGCTACGAGGTCCGCGTCCCGTCCGCGGTCTGA
- a CDS encoding LysR family transcriptional regulator has protein sequence MNVRQLQAFLAVAEHLHFGRAAEQLFMAQAPLSRTIQALESEFGSRLFERNTRSVSLTPAGKALVGPAREVLDAVAVAEAAVSAAVSGESGTVRVEFCGVAAHPLVAALSRGMRADHPGIRLDLTSQAVSRPTIRRLLDGEVDVGLGRFDNLPPGLDSEVLINDSLVVAVPRTHRLAGSQVVSFQDVAAEPFVSLPYATGSVTTDRLWRLGYAHGTGGINNVQFAPDTSSCLALVGAEVGCHLALRSVSRSTANPNVVFVPLTRRECELVPDVHLRAAWRSASADPPVEAALGHLRRYLQRERSSAVA, from the coding sequence GTGAACGTGCGACAACTTCAGGCATTCCTCGCGGTCGCCGAACACCTGCACTTCGGCCGCGCCGCGGAGCAGCTCTTCATGGCCCAGGCGCCCCTGAGCCGAACCATCCAGGCCCTCGAGAGCGAGTTCGGCAGCCGCCTGTTCGAGCGCAACACCCGATCGGTCTCCCTCACTCCCGCCGGCAAAGCCCTCGTGGGGCCGGCCCGTGAGGTGCTCGATGCGGTCGCCGTCGCCGAAGCCGCGGTCAGCGCCGCCGTCTCCGGCGAGTCCGGCACCGTCCGGGTCGAGTTCTGCGGGGTCGCGGCGCATCCTCTGGTGGCCGCCCTCTCCCGCGGCATGCGCGCCGACCACCCCGGCATCCGCCTCGATCTGACCTCACAGGCCGTCTCGAGGCCGACGATCCGCCGCCTGCTGGACGGAGAGGTGGACGTCGGGCTCGGCCGCTTCGACAACCTGCCCCCCGGCCTCGACAGCGAGGTTTTGATCAACGACTCGCTCGTGGTCGCGGTGCCCCGGACCCACCGGCTCGCCGGCTCCCAGGTCGTCTCCTTCCAGGACGTGGCCGCCGAGCCGTTCGTCTCCCTGCCCTACGCCACCGGATCGGTCACCACCGACCGGCTGTGGCGCCTCGGCTACGCCCACGGCACCGGCGGCATCAACAACGTCCAGTTCGCTCCCGACACCTCCTCCTGTCTGGCGCTGGTCGGGGCCGAGGTCGGCTGCCATCTCGCCCTGCGATCCGTCTCCCGCTCGACGGCCAATCCCAACGTCGTCTTCGTCCCGCTCACCCGACGCGAATGCGAACTCGTACCCGACGTCCACCTGCGCGCGGCGTGGCGATCCGCGTCCGCCGACCCACCCGTCGAAGCCGCACTCGGCCACCTGCGCCGCTACCTGCAGCGCGAACGCTCGTCCGCCGTCGCCTGA
- a CDS encoding C-terminal binding protein, whose protein sequence is MSLASSTEIPVGTAGRAGGLLLVGPQQYPSLERERALAEEFGLDFVVAPDRKAFRASIPEATVVMVTPYAPVEAQDFAAMKKCIAVVRYGIGYDNIDVTAARTKGVPVAIVPGAATEEVASHALTMGLLLARRIPAGQSAIEAGRWAGSVGMDTPRFSQLDVAVVGMGRIGRQVARWYAALGTNVRAYDPFATFDSVPAAPLRELLEQSDVVSLHLPLSAETRNLVSAEVIRRMRPRSVIVNVSRGGLVDEAALADALRSGHLAGAGLDTFTTEPLPADHVLRGVPNLVMTPHVAWRSDLAMDALQEAVVLRARQALTGRPLSDLVT, encoded by the coding sequence ATGTCTCTTGCAAGCAGCACCGAAATCCCGGTCGGCACCGCCGGTCGCGCCGGTGGTTTGCTCCTTGTCGGTCCTCAGCAATACCCGAGCCTGGAGCGGGAGCGGGCGCTGGCCGAGGAGTTCGGGCTGGACTTCGTGGTGGCGCCGGACCGGAAGGCGTTCCGTGCGTCGATCCCGGAAGCGACCGTGGTCATGGTGACCCCGTACGCGCCCGTGGAGGCCCAGGACTTCGCCGCGATGAAGAAGTGCATCGCCGTGGTGCGATACGGCATCGGCTACGACAACATCGACGTGACGGCCGCCCGGACGAAGGGTGTGCCGGTCGCGATCGTGCCGGGTGCGGCGACCGAGGAGGTCGCGTCGCACGCGCTCACCATGGGGCTGCTGCTGGCGCGGCGCATCCCGGCGGGGCAGTCGGCCATCGAGGCCGGCCGGTGGGCGGGCAGCGTCGGGATGGACACGCCGCGGTTCTCACAGCTGGACGTCGCGGTCGTGGGCATGGGCCGGATCGGCCGCCAGGTCGCCCGGTGGTATGCCGCCCTGGGCACGAACGTGCGCGCCTACGACCCGTTCGCGACCTTCGACTCGGTACCCGCCGCGCCGCTGAGGGAACTGCTCGAACAGTCCGACGTGGTGTCGCTGCACCTGCCGCTGTCGGCCGAGACCCGAAACCTTGTGTCGGCCGAGGTCATCCGGCGTATGCGGCCACGCTCGGTCATCGTCAACGTCTCGCGCGGCGGGCTCGTCGACGAGGCCGCTCTGGCGGACGCGCTGCGGTCCGGCCATCTGGCGGGGGCGGGTCTGGACACCTTCACGACCGAGCCGCTGCCGGCGGACCACGTACTGCGCGGTGTGCCGAACCTGGTGATGACCCCGCACGTCGCGTGGCGGTCCGACCTGGCGATGGACGCACTCCAGGAGGCCGTCGTGCTGCGCGCCCGACAGGCGCTGACAGGCCGGCCCCTGTCGGACCTGGTCACCTGA